The genomic stretch ctgCCTctgcatatttaattaaattaaatgtttgttgaTTATAACATACATACGTCTTTTGCACTTCACACGGTAATATTTTGCTCACACGCCTCCTACTAAGTTGAGCTCATGGCTATAATAGATCcagctttacattttttttctttttcaatgctttattgaaagttacaaaaataaacatttctggcacatttttcacagtacaTACCATGCATAAGTGTAGAAAGAATGCTAGGTGAAGATCAATCAACAGTAaaacttttaataataataacatcaatactgtaaattcagagcagttgaagtaaataaaaataaatacaaaaataaatagacaaaaataaaatacatataaaacagtctaaatgttgttttcaataaagGGGGATTCGAATTGGTTTTAATTGTTCATTTCAGTGGGAATTTTTTTCAAGATATCATATAGGCCTAATGTTTGTGCTTTGTTATTGTTagaatttttagagattttaaatacaatttgaatTAATTTATGAAGACAATAAATTTGGGGGGTGATTTCATAACTCTATTCTTGTGgatgaaaaaaatgctaaacaaAGGATACCGTTGCAACATagttcattgtttttgttttgcaaaagcATTCCAGCTCcacattttatacagtttatacaCCGCGGGGAAAGTGGCAGGAAGAGACGCAACGTAGCGCAGAGAgtggagagaagaagagctCTCTCAGAACACATTTTCTCTCTCGGGAAAGTCATGGGAAAATACcggaaacatttttaaatacatcaaATTTATTTCGCTCAAGCgcctaaaaataacacaactaTATGACATAACTGAGAATAATAGCtgaatattatgttttttatgtaagttTAAGAAAATAAACGTGCTTCGTGCTTCGTCGTTGAATGGCTGTGCTCTGGCAGCCGGAGTGGGCCATCTTCCCAAACATAGACGATCTGACGAGGCAGGAAGTCCACGTGCTGCAGTTTAGACCAATCAGGGGAGAGCGGCGAGCCGTTggggtttgaaaagtgctgtgAAAACAGCGGCAGATGACAGCAGCTTGTTGCGCTCACAGACGTTGCTAGTGTGGTAGTCACTGAGCTTGCTACTTTAGTGTGATAGTCAGTAAGCTAGCTACTTCACATCACATCAAAACAGCTTTCTTAACTTGAGCTTCGACTGCTACCATCGACTGAAAATGTCGAAAAAACAGATTTACTATTCTGACAAGTACAACGACGAGGACTTCGAGTACAGGTATTTTAGCTACATTAGCTAACGCTTTCAAAAGTCCGTTATTTTGTGTTGGGTAGCGTAAACGTTAGTTAGCTTAACGTTAAATAACGGCAGGACtgttttgattaattaagtTTACACGACTCAACTAATGCTGACAACTTCATTTTGAGTGAGTTAGCGCAAGTAAAATACAGTACGGATCATTtaatttagcttagcttaacgTTCAGTTTCTTAACGGctatcaaaacaaaacagccgCTGATCCACTAAACAGCAACACTAGCTATGGTTATTGTCACCATACGTTaatgttaaccctataaagccaagtgtatcatattcagaggtggaaaaagtattcagatctcttacttaagtaaaagtacaaaagtatcagtatcaaaatgtacttaaagtatcaaaagtaaaagtacttgttatgcagaatggagccacttagattgttttatatattccaaatatcatattatattattattattgatgcatttatgtatacagcgttttaattttctcaaggtagggctcatatagactatttaatattctgttatcaggtttatttaaaaaagtgtctaatcacctaaatttattgtgttttttatgttaaacctcgagtgaaaagtaactaaagctgtcagccaaatgtagttgagtaaaaagtacaatatttgcctcaaaatgtagtggagtagaagtataaagttacatacaatggaaatactcaagtaaagtacaagtacctcaaaattgtacttaagtacagtacttgagtaaaagtacttagttactttccaccactgatcatatttgatacacatgtAGTTGATACCTCTACATCATTAgagtgatatatttttttcctgaaaaacctgatgtatacatgtgttggagattaaaaacaaacaaactgagcaacaaattgcacaaaaataccagatgtagcaaaaatgatacaggttcattgctgggtgaaaacttcatatcagcagataaataatttttttcttgcatatttgaattaaatgttaaaaggaaagtcttaataggataaaaatgtccggttttatgtttttgttagttcaagaaaaacaaactgtgagcaacaaattgtacaaaaagacctgatgtatcaaatatgatacaaattagaattcatatatgcaaattgatttattttttttgtcagcaggttcaataaatactcaagtttttaaaaaatataattttctggcaattatttcatggttcaggctttatagggttaagattAGTTTGGATTATACGTGATGGTGTAACCTGCTGTCAGCAATGTAAAACCAACAACAGACTTAGAAAGAATCTTACGTAACTTGTATCGTAACTTGAGGCCTTGAGTGTCAGTGCTAACGTTAAAGTAACCTACAACAGTTTTCCTCAACAATAACATCATCacgctgttaaaataatcgcctaactcattttttcaagttttgcatgacacacaaaaaactaagtgtaaagtgtaacatatgacatttattgataatttcactcaaaagggatttaacaaaggatggctattggcatagtaataacactgtgtgtaaattatgtaacttaagagaaataaattaattttttgaacatgcctttgtgacttagatatggtaacactttattttgaaggtgtctacataagagtcacacaagcctgtcagaaacatgacaagtatcatgagcattaatgttacttaaaagtgtcattaatgctaataatgacacatcccatgtcatgtttatgacaccctcatgtcactcttatgtagacacctttaaaataaagggttaccatatcttgcttaagtcacaaaggcatgttcaaaaattgcctaagtcacattttattttgacttaggcataataaatctgcttaagtcacacacttgacataggccattatcttaaaggggtaaaatcacatgatctgatcaagtgaggatgtaggtgattttaccataggtggctggcgtcatgaggagatgatttaggcaaaaaaaaaaacaattttgacaaaaaatgacttgggctattattttaacagtgtgatgactTGCAGCTTTCCGAATCTCAGTGGGTCATTTTTGGCTGTTGTATTTATCTTTCCATAGGCATGTGGTGCTTCCAAAGCAGCTGTCCAAACTGGTGCCCACCTCCCACCTGATGACAGAAGACGAGTGGAGGGGACTCGGGGTGCAGCAGAGCCAGGGCTGGATTCACTACATGATCCACAAACCAGGTGAGTGACTGTGGACTTGGgtttacatttttcaagccTTGTCTTAAAACGGTGCTCATTGCTTATTGTACTCATCCTTTCTGTCCATGTTGGTTGTGAAAACATCCTTTCTGCAAGAGCTGAAGTGCATTGTAATGCCCACGTGTATAGTTTCAGCATTTTGAATTAGTCTAATCAAATGGATATTTCCAAtgtaacagcattttttaaacaaaagtcCCCTTTGTCTTGTAATTTTACTGAAGCTCAGCAATGAAACGGCTTCCTTTAATAGTTGCAAGATTGTCATTGGCAGAAATTTTGCAAACATTTCCTGGCCTGTCTAACGGTGGCAACCATTTTTAACAGCTAAAAAGTAGTAACAGCAAAAGGTGCACACCAAATTGAATAAATGATACATGATCTTTGagctgggtaaaaaaaaatgaataccaCCAAGTATGTTCAACATACACCTTAATAAGTGACACATCAAGCTCACTAGTTCAAGGAAGCACACTGTTATACTTAGTGTAATTaagcttttattctttttgctTGTGTATAACTGCATAGTATCTTGTTTACTTAAGCTATAAGATGACTAAAAATGGCAACcatattttcagtttaagcAACCAAAACTGTCAATGTCATACTGGTAACAACTTTTCAAAAGCTGGTCTTGAGCCCTGCTGTAGGAAAATGTCTGAAGCCTTATTTTAGCTTTAGCTCAGTTGTACTGTGTTTTGTCTGCCATTCTTTCTTTGTAGTCTGCCACAAAGGGATGTTTTTATAACCAGTATGGAGAAGCATAATTATTACAATGACTGATAACTCTTGTTTTACAACAAATGTAGATCAGCATCATGTGAGTATTATCTAAAGATACTCGTGAAAAATATGTGAACTTAACTTATAATAATAGCTCTTATGTGCCATTAGACTGTGATCACAGTTTTATGCACATGGAGCTGTGTGCATGACAGTCCACTGTATGGTGTAAACACTGTACTGTACAGAAGATGATGCTGatggatgttttttctttgctttactCTCCAGAGCCACACATACTGCTTTTCAGAAGACCCCTCCCAAAGGAATAAATGGGAACCATCTGTACTATTCCTGCTATCATCTTTGCTGATTTGTATTGTCTTTGAGTCCTACATCTCTCTCTATATACATCTCTACATATGTTCTAATGTAATGTGTAGAAAACCCTTAGTTGCAGCGTTTTTTTTCCTATCCACCTCCCTCAATTTTAAGAGGTAATGGGAGGCAAACAGCTTGATTCCACTGTGGATGATATCATTATAAACAACAGGAAGGTAATGTTTGCctgtaatttatacattttaattcattttttaaaagtcttttgatgccattttgttgtgatttattTGCTGAGTACAGGCATAGTGTTTTATTTCTCCCAAGCCCATTTTTCACAAAACAGCCTTCTTTGTCTTTCCTGTCTTTTTAAACGTATGTTTGTTTTGTACATAATATTATTTCTAGATATTATAAATGTTGACAGTAAGTCATGGTTGAATCAACACGTTCTTTGTTGCTGAAAGGAGAAAATTAAATGTTCTTATTCACATATGTTTGCTCATGagtatttttctcccagattacaGAATTCTGTTTCTGTGATTGTGTTCAGTCAGAAACATTGACAACTAATGGAGTAACAAATTCAGAGTGTCGGATGCCCAGGGAATAGGCTGGTGCCCGAGCTTTGTGAACTGTCACTTTCTCTGGATTATAAGTTCCAGGGCCAGGTTTCTTGGTGGCATCTCTGGGTAAGCAGTGGCGTCCCAGCATGGAAAACGCCGGCTGTCTGGATAGATAAACACTTGGGTCCGTACTGTTGTACCTGCAAGGCCCTGGCGTCTTGGCTAAATCCACAGATGGCCCCCCTGTGCTGTAACTACCTGACATTGTGTAGCTTGCACTGGCTTGCTTGTTTGGTACTTGAGGGCCCATTAGAGGTGGAAGACAGTACTTGTTTGGAGCAGGTATTGAGTCGGTGCTCCGGTAGCGTGTACGAGAACCCATAGTGAAGGACGGGGGTCTGCGCTGGAGGTTGCATGGTGGGGTTTTCTCAGGGCTGTATGCGCCTGGTCCAGGTGTTTGGAAAAGCTCCTCTAGTGGACAGAAAACAGTTGAATAACATTAACCATCAACTCAAGAACATATGGCAGTGTGTTTATGTAGTGGAGTTCAGATTTTCAGTTGTGCCAGCTGACACTCAATTTctaaaagtgtcaaaaacaaATGGTTTTATACAAGGTGTAATCCCTTTCACAATAATGGAGCGATTAGTTTGGTTTTGGATTGAAATAGACAGTTAAAACTTAAATCTGAAAACAAATGTTCACTCAAAATAAATAgtctattactattattataaatagGAACTTACTCTGTGCTTTCTCTCGGCCCAGCATTGAGTATGCAGGTGTACCATCCCTTCCAAAACGAGTGATTTTTGCATCAATACGATACTGCGGCCCTGGACTTGAGTCTACACAATACACTGCAGAGAAAGTAAACATGTATGATGAATGCAGTAATTGCACctgtcagtttatttttttcaaaactttatttattgagttttttcacAAATAGTAATACACGATGAACACAACAAcgaacatacagtcataaaaccccatccctccctctcataaCCAACAGTAATCTCGGTGGAAAACAAATGCTtgagttaataaaaaacaaaataaatgtattaattaataaataatagtaataaataaatcaaattaaatcatattaatgaataaattaaatataaaaaaaaaatggagaggaAATATGCTCCTGTCAGTTTGAGTTAATCATGCAATGGTCCTAAAATACACTGACTCCATGAAGCTGAAGTGAGAAATAACAGAATTATGAGGCGTTGTCTCCCTCTACTGGCTGTAGTTTGACATTACACCACTTAGGACATTATACTCTAGGCTGAGCTCATGATGCATTTGAAATTAATTTTTCTGAAATTATGCACAATTGTTTTGATCATCAAAGTTCTGACTGAGGCACTGCAGGCAAAAACAATATTGTTGGCAATATTAACTTTTTGATAATGTCAAAGTTGAAGGAAGAGATGACACTCACTGGTGTCGCTCATCCTGCCATGAAAAGAATAGGCAGGGCTAGTTGGCTTGGTGAAGTCATGGCCCATAAATCCAATGGTGGGAGGAAGCCCGTAGCGCCCAGGCCCTGGCCCTAGAGACATGGGGAAATATCACAATGATGGacggcctacacacacacacacacattatataaatcACATTTACAGTGCACAAATAACAGAGCTGCACAGTAAgggagattaaaagtggcaataGCTTTTGTGTAAATCATGGCTTCTGTAAATTATGTAAGCAGCTAGGCTTCTTCTGCGCTTTCTATATATTTCAGAACCAGTcatttaatatttgtaattaattcCTCAGTATAACTGTGACCTTTTATTAAACCAGCTGATGAACTCCATTATCAGAGGTAACAATTATCTGCATCATCACACCTTATAACTGGTAGCAAGCATACCTTTTTCACAGCATTTTGACATGTGACTGTAGAAAATATGCAGGTGTATTCAATAACAATAATGGAACTGAGCCATTATTAATGTAATCAATTTctcctgtgcttttcctacatGACACGTTAAAAAGTCTGCTGTGAAACGTTCTATTAGCCTTTTACCTGCATCTGATTGTTGTCTATCATTTGTCATGCACCCGACACACATCAAGACACAACCCAGAGCAAAGTGTTACATCAGCACACAACTTTTCAGTGGCATGTGCACAAGCAGAGCACGTGGGAGCATTTTTACAGAAAAGAGCGAGTCCTGGCAGGTCAACACACTCAGAAATACTCTACTCTGCTTTAGTCAGTGTTGCCCCCTTCAAATTATGAAATGACCGACTGGAAAATGGCTGATGGTATTCCTACACAGGATGTACAGTTTTATAAACATGGATTTTCATAATCAGTAAAATAGCTTATACTGATGAACTTACCCTTTTCTTTTCCAGCAATTACTGGgtattttttctccatttgaGTCTTTGTAGAAATGACGGATACTTCAGGAATCCCTTAGTGATAGCAGTCCTACTGAAACATTCATACAGAAAACCACTCATAACAACAAGAAACTGGCTAAAGAAAGGAATAGAACAAAAGCGTAAAGGCAATGTTTCTGCACCTTGCCGCAGATAATTCCCCCTTTCAGACAGAACCGAGCCAGACTGCATACTTGGAAATTCAGTTAGAAGAGCCCCTCAATCCATGTCCATCTTGGTGGTCTTTCTTCAGATatcactgtattttttctgCAGGATCCAGCGTCACCCCTGCCCCGGCTGACAGTGAAACCCAGAACCCTGGATGATCCAGAATCAATCCCTAATTTCCTCTGAAACAATCAGGAAACCTGACACGTATAAAACCTATCAAAGTGTCAACAGCAGAGCCGACTCCTCACTGGATAGGGTTTTATCTATCGGCCTGTTTGTCCCTTTGTCCACCTGTGGTGGCTCAGACAGGTGAATAGCCTGTCCTCCACAGAGGTGGATGTATAGGTGCACTCAGCTGGTACTTAGGAACAATGTCATCACTCCGATTCACTCTCATGTAATGCTAGCTCCCCCTGCAAACCATGAAACCAAGatccccctctccctcctttcTCTTTTCACTCTTTCTGCTCATCGCAGTGTGGAGACGCAATATCACTCTTCAGCCATGCATGCAGTTGCCACGGAGACTGCTGTGGATGGTTTGCTACAGTTAGGTCCCCTGCACTGCTGGCTCATTGTCACTGCAGGAACGTTTTTCCTGCAGgtatatttactcaaatactaTACTTGAGCACCAATTTGAGGTATTTGaactttcccttttttcttttcttttcatgccACGTTTACTCCACAGCATAAAGTAAAAGGGAAACATTGTACTTCTTACtctggcagctttagttactttacaaattaagattagatttttgcacacaaaatatacagaatatataaagagcaatggtggaaaaagtattcagatcccttatttagtaaaagtaccaataccacactgtgagatTACTCTGTGAGAGTAcatgtcctgcattcaaaatgtacttaaattatcaaaagaaaaagcatttgtgatgcagaatggacccactcagattgttatatatattctaaatatgttattagatttttttgtattgctgcatttatgtaagcagcatttagtttggtagggctaattttaactactgaatatactgttatgtggtttcatttaaataaagtcTAATTCCTTTaacttgatcatgtttttttatgttaaatcttgagctgaaaaagtaactaaagctggcagctaaatgtaatggagtaaaaaagtacaatatttgcctcaaaatttagtggagtagaagtataaagttacataaaatggaaccTCAAAATGTAACTTAAATACAgcacttaagtaaatgtacttagttacattccaccattgatGGAGAGTTAATAAAATATGCTTTGTTAAAAACTTTGTATGTACTGTAGCGCTGTCGGTTAAAAACTAAGTACTTCATActatattttttgacatttactaaagtacttCCTTCACCACAGGTAAATCCTACAGCATCAGCTTAGAGTTCAGAGAGACGGTGAAGTGTTTGTGAAGTTCCATAACTTACCTTGTTATCTTAAACTATGAACTTTTTTCTCCATACACACCTGTTTACATTTATGAAAGTGGGAGTGCACACATACATAAAGCCTCAACACAGCTGGCTCAGATGCAAATGCTGCACACCTGGAGCAGCTAGAGTACCTTCATTTGTCCGGCCCCACTGAATTGCCAACATTTAGTACAACCCTCTGATTTGTCTTCTTTAACTTAAGGTCAAAGCGATTACCAGATGCAGTTACAGTTTAGCCCTCTTTGATCTCCTCTAATCCCTGTGATGATTTGTAGTTTGGATCTGCCGGACTCGTTTAAACGCCAGAGCTGCCAGAGGCCACAGTAACTGAGAGGGTCGACAACTGAGTTgtgcagaaaacaaacattaaactttAACAGGCTCCAACTCTCTCCTGGCTGCTGCTTTGGTAACCTGAATCTGTTGTTCCGTACACATATAGTACTGTGTACATACAAACCTAGAGATGTATTCATTGAGTGTGCGCAAAGTGACACACACGTACGTGCTTTCTGTCTCGAACACAGAAGCATGCGAGGGGTCACAGAGTCTGTTATCAAAGCAGAGGGCCCTGTGAAGCAGCAGGGTTGTAATACAGCTCACTGCTGACAGGAAATCATCTCCAGACTTAACTAGCCCTTCAAAGGAAATGGAGCAACATAGCGTTCATAACGTGCAGCTCCTCTGCTAGTGGAGCAGATACATGCACTGTGCTGCATCTGCACAGATCGTATTGTTATAAAAGGTAATTATTTCTTACACTAATTACACAACTAAAGCAGAAGGAATAAGTGTGGCAGCAAAGTGCAGATGCTAttgttttaaagggacagttcaccccaaaatacacggtaacactttacaataaccatctaagtgatgtttatagattgtttatagaccaattattaaccatttacaaagtgctatacatatttaatctttaatgttttcaaactatttcttaaaggtatatgaatcatttccaaatcattaacatacttaatatgttgttaaaaatgttataatgagtgcaactaaaacaatatgaaaacaaataattttaattgaattgtttgttaatggtaaagttacgTAATAAAGTTACGTtaatatacatgtttatatattaatatagcatctatttgccatttataaatgattaagttagttaaacattaataaattatgtatttaccattctaaatggcctatatacagtttataaatgatgattaaacattaataaactatctctttaccatttataaatgatggctaatgtaaagtgttaccaaatacacttttttcccCTAGTTTAGTCTTGTTAATTGTAATGAGCAATGTCATGTAggaacttttttgtttttagtctaTATTTGAGTtttccaaatgtgttttttagtgcTTTGAGCACTACAAGCTGAGTGTCATATAGTGCAACTCACAAAAAAGATCTATGTTGATACACAGCACTACATTCAAGagaaaaagaatgttttttgattttgggatgaactgtccctttaaagtcTGGTAACCCATATTACTAACTGGACACTGTAGTCTTGTCTGCTAATAccacagcatcaaaatgtaatggtaaaaagaaaaaaaaaccttggatTGTATACAaattttattcttgtttgttttaaaaagcacaatttttgATATGAATAGGGGCTACATTTAATCAAATTTGGTAAATTTACAGAAATTCAAAACTTCATTCTTGATTTTTAAGTTGATTGCTTCACGAatcaaaatttaacaaaaacacaatagcTTATGAACTGTACAATCAAATCTCAAGGTAGGTAAGGTAAAAGGTGACTTGAGAGTAGATGACGTTGCTGTCTTGGCACGACAGTTTCAGAAATGTTTGAGCTGGTGTGTGCTGGTGAACCACTTTGAGTCGGTCAGAGACCTTTGTTACATGTCAGTCCCCTTCTGTCTTTATGTTCCCTTTCAATCTCTACTATGCTGTCTGATAAAGGCAGAACGCCCCcccaaaaatctttaaaatgaaaaacatttgagCTTATGTTTCTGTAAAGCATATGGTTAGCATATGTCTTTTTCCAGCAGGATATCAGCACAGGAATGTCATCAAACATATCAATAATTGGGTTAAAGCTTgctatgaaagaaaaaaagcctttGACAGCACGTATCTTGTGTTTGAACTCAAAGAACCACAAGGGCACAAAGTAGACTGTTTGGGCGggcaatgacaaaaaaaaaaaaaaaaatgatatgacCTCTAGCTACAAATAAATACCACAGAtagaaaatataacaaaatattttGCTTAAAGTCAGGTGTAATTACAAACATAAATACTTGATTATTTCTTCTAGTGATTATAAAGGCAGTACAGTGAATAACAAGGATGCTATGGTGCCTATTGGTGACCAGGAGTCTGGAGGAAGAAAATGAAAGACTGGAGGACATTACCTTAATAGCAGTCATACAGTTACATCcaaccacacacatacaattGTATAAATGCATCCACACAGATCACATTCAAAATCTAAcacctaaaaacacacacactcagcgtcACACTCTCATTCTCCAGACTCCATCATCTCTTCCTTTCAGGCCGAACAAGTCCCaagtctctcttctctttccatTCACTAGCATATTCACAAATAATGTACAATTTGGAGGTGGGTATGGCTTCACTCTGAGAGCGTTTCTGTggacaacaagaaaacaagacaaTTTTCATTATAACGTTATAATTTTCAGACactgttgacatttttttactgaACGATTTAAGTCAGAACCTTTAGAGAGCAAATAGTTCTTTCTTTAACATTATCACAAGGCACTTTTCATATCTGCCAATAATTACTCATAAATTCTATTAAATGACTCCTGACCAAATTAAATAACTgtgccattttccatggatttcttgataatgattttggttattatcaagaaaaccatgttagatgtctagatatcagctct from Centropristis striata isolate RG_2023a ecotype Rhode Island chromosome 9, C.striata_1.0, whole genome shotgun sequence encodes the following:
- the cks2 gene encoding cyclin-dependent kinases regulatory subunit 2 — translated: MSKKQIYYSDKYNDEDFEYRHVVLPKQLSKLVPTSHLMTEDEWRGLGVQQSQGWIHYMIHKPEPHILLFRRPLPKE
- the cimap1d gene encoding outer dense fiber protein 3-like protein 2b — translated: MEKKYPVIAGKEKGPGPGRYGLPPTIGFMGHDFTKPTSPAYSFHGRMSDTMYCVDSSPGPQYRIDAKITRFGRDGTPAYSMLGREKAQKELFQTPGPGAYSPEKTPPCNLQRRPPSFTMGSRTRYRSTDSIPAPNKYCLPPLMGPQVPNKQASASYTMSGSYSTGGPSVDLAKTPGPCRYNSTDPSVYLSRQPAFSMLGRHCLPRDATKKPGPGTYNPEKVTVHKARAPAYSLGIRHSEFVTPLVVNVSD